The genomic DNA GCAATAGACATGGTTGTCTCCCTTCACGACCCGCCTCGGATCGACACGAGGCGCGGTCGGCTGATGAACAGATCTGTGCTGCTGAGGAATTGATCGCGAAGCCGCCGGCCTGGCGGCAAGGACTCACTAGGGCAGAGCCTCGCGGTGCCCCGGGTGCGCCTCGTCCCTCCGACCCGAGATCGGCGACCCGGCAACGGATTCCAGGACATCGGACGACAGTGACGACTCGTAGGGCTCGGGGAACATATTTCTCCTTCGCCATCGGCGGACCTCGCGGACCGGATGGTTCATCGGTGGAACATGTGCGGGCGGGACGATCGGCAGCAGACGAGGCGCGGCACCCCGACGAGGGGCGCTCGAACCTTGCGTCGACCCGGCGACAACCGGGTCGGCATCAATAGTAAAGACACACCAAAGACTTGGGAAAGCCCGTGATGGTCATGATCACTCAATCGCTACAAGAATGTGATCGGCATCACAGATGCTCGCGTATCGCCGGGCGGCGCCGAAGAAGGCGATCGTCGGCCGCTCCGCGAAGGCGCGACAGGGCGGCCGCGTCCCCCCATCGGCTCGGGCGCGCGACAGCCCCGGCGAGCGGGTAGCGCTCACCGGGGCTGTCGCGACGGTGCCTCTCGATCGCGGTCTCGGGCAGCGTGCTGCCTCTCCTCGACCTCGGAGCGTCATCTCATGGCGTTATCTCGTGGCGCTGCCTCGTGGCGATCGTGTCGAACTCGTGGCGTTCTGTCCGGACATGTCGGCGCGGACCTACTCGGTTCGCCCCGTCGCGTGCGCGGGGATCAGCGCGTGCAGGCCGACACGATGCGCACGGCCGCGACCAGCGCGGCCACCGTGACCACTCCGGCCACGGTCACCAGCCGGTTGACGTCGACCGCGGGCTGCCAGCGCACCTGCCCGTCGCGAATCACGTAGGCGCCCACGGGTTTCGCGCCCATGCCGAAGCCGACGCCACCGCCCTCCTGCCCCTCCTGATCGGTGCCGCTGCCACCGCCCCCACCGCCGCTGATCGCGGCGACACCGATGATCGTGGTGCCGTCCCGTTCGACCGGCTCGGAGTACACCCGCTTCACCGTCATCGCGTCGCGGGCCGCGGTGAGTATCTCGTCGACCTTCATCATGCCTCCCTTGGTGCTGCTGTCCCTCGATCGCTGTGTCCGGATCGATCGGGTTCCGAGGTCGGCACGGGTTTCGCCACCGGATCCGTCGTCGGCAACCAGATCACCGGCCTTCGCCATCGCCCCGCCGCCTCGCGGGATTGCCCCAGGGTAGGCGCTGTGGTGCCGCACGGCGATGCGTGACGCGTCCCGTCGGCCCGCACCGACCTGGCCGCCGTCGGCTGACAGCGGTCCCCGGCAGCCGGGCCGGGCCGGGAGAAAATTCGTTCGAAGTGCACCGAGAGCGCAGTCCGGGGCCGGAACCCGGCGTAGTGTCGCGAAGAGACCCTCGACGCGGGTTCGCGAGGGCGACACCGGCATCTCCAATCCGAGGAGATCTCCATGACCGACACCCGGATCGGCACCGAAGCCCAAGCCGTCGACAACACCGGAGACGGCGCCACCAGCGGCGCCGCGCAGTCGGCGCAGCCTCCGCTCGTGCGGCACGACGAGATCGACGCGGTGGTCGACGCCGCCTACGAGGCGGCGACAGCTTTCCGCCGACTGGATCAGGAACAGGTCGACG from Nocardia higoensis includes the following:
- a CDS encoding spore germination protein GerW family protein, with translation MMKVDEILTAARDAMTVKRVYSEPVERDGTTIIGVAAISGGGGGGSGTDQEGQEGGGVGFGMGAKPVGAYVIRDGQVRWQPAVDVNRLVTVAGVVTVAALVAAVRIVSACTR